AAAGGAACTCCTCTTAAGAATCTCGCAAATGGTTAAGGATATCCCTGAGATCATTGAAATGGACATTAACCCTGTTAAAGTACTGCCAGAGGGAAAGGGCTGTCTGGTTCTGGATGCAAGGATGCTTGTGGAATAAGCCATGTCAGACTAAAACGCTTATCACTACTTAAAAAAACATATAATTTCGGATTAAATAATTGAATGGTCGGGGCGAGAGGATTTGAACCTCCGACGTCCTGCTCCCAAAGCAGGCGCGCTACCAGTCTGCGCCACGCCCCGATTTGTGATCTAAAAACAAATGCCACAAAGTCAGGGAAATCTATACCTTTTATTTCAAAATTGCAAGCAATTCTTGAGGCACGTTTTTATTTGACTTATACCCTCCCACGTTCTAAAAAAGGCTCTTATCTTACTGATTGTTATAAGGAAAATGATGGAAGACATACAGAGTCACAAAGACCATAGAAATATAGATATTGACCAGGTTGGGGTAAAGGATATCAGGTACCCCATTACAGTTCTTGATAAAAACAACGGAAAGCAGCTGACCGTCGCCAATATTAACATGTACGTGAATCTCCCCAGGCAGTACAAGGGTACACATATGAGCCGTTTTGTTGAGGTACTGAATGAGCACAGCAAGCTGATCTCGCTCCAGAACTTTTCTGAGATCCTCCTGGAGGTAAAGACAAGGCTTAACGCTGAAAGCGCCCATATGGAAATCACATTTCCCTATTTTATCAACAAGATGGCGCCTGTTACCGGAAGCGAGGGACTCATGGAATATAACTGCTGCTTCAGGGGAATTATGGACAAAGGGCTTGATATTGTTACCATAATAAATGTGCCTATCTCCACCCTCTGCCCATGCTCAAAGGAGATTAGCGATTTTGGTGCACATAACCAGAGGGGGATCGTAACCCTTAAGGTAAGGTTTAAAAAGTTTATCTGGATAGAAGACCTTATTAAGCTCGTGGAAGAGACCGCATCAAGCGAGGTATATTCTGTGCTGAAAAGGGAGGATGAAAAGTATGTTACTGAAAAGGCATACCAGAACCCGAAGTTTGTTGAGGATATTGTCAGGGACATTGCCTTGAAACTTAATAATGATCCAAATATTACGTGGTTTGCGGTGGAGTCAGAAAACTTTGAATCTATCCATAACCACAATGCATATGCATATATAGAAAAACACAAGGACTAAAGGGGTATTCACCATGTCAGATGACCTAAAAAAAATGTACAAAACAGTAATGGATGACCACTTTCCCCCTGAGATAACCATCTCCTTTGGGGGGCAGACCCTTTTCTACAGGAAAAGGACATGGCGGATCCAGGACGAAGATAGTGGCGAGCTTATAGAAAAGGGGCTAAGGTATGGTGAAAACCCTGGCCAGGAGGCGGCCATGTATGAGCTTACCAACGGGAACCTTTTACTGGGCGGCTGCAAGTTTATTGAACCGGGAAAGGGGTTGATATCAGCCATTACAGAAGAGGATATGATTCAATCAGGAAAGCATCCGGGAAAGACCAACCTTACAGATATAGATAATGCCCTGAACATCATGAAGTATCTTACCCTTAATCCTGCTGCCGTTATAGTAAAGCATAACAACCCCTGCGGTGTTGCATATGGTCCCAGCCTTTCAGAGGCATTCTACCGCGCTAACATGGCAGACAGGGTAGCTGCATTTGGCGGCTGTGCTGTATTTAACAGGCCGATTGACATGGCAACGGCAAATCTTTTATCCGACATATATGTTGAAGTGGTTGCTGCCCCTGATTTTGAAGAGGGCACTATCCCGGTTCTGGCAAAACGTAAAAACCTGCGCATAATAAAGATCAGTAGGATCAGCGACCTTGAGTATTTCAAGGAGAACAGGTTTGTAGATTTCAAGAGCCTTATTGATGGCGGCCTTATGGTACAGCAGTCACCCATCAACATTATAAGGAGCGCTGCCGATTTTAAGCCCGCTACCGTTGAATACAAGGGCAAGGTCTACACCATAGAAAAAAAACCAGGTGAATCAGATTATGCTGACATGCTCTTTGGTTGGCAGGTGGAGCAGGGGGTTACATCCAATTCGGTTATCTATGTAAAGGATGGTGTGACTGTCGGCATAGGCACAGGCGAACAGGACCGCGTGGGCGTTGCAGAGATAGCAGTCATGAAGGCATACACCAAGTATGCTGATGCCCTCTGTTTTAAGCAACACGGCATTCCATATAAAGATATGGAGTTGAAGGTAAAAAAAGGTGAAGCAGATAGTGACATTATTACAGATATTGACCTTGAGACAATGGAGGCCAAGGGTGGGTTAACAGGCTCCACCATGGTCTCTGACGCATTTTTCCCATTCAGGGATGGTGTGGATGTAGGTTTAGAGCAGGGGATCACAGCCATTGTGCAGCCGGGTGGTTCCATGAGGGACTTTGAGGTAATCGAAGCCTGTAACGAAGCAAACCCTCAGGTAACAATGGTCTTTACAGGCCAGCGGGCGTTTAAGCATTAAAAGACAGGTATGCGGTTTTCGGTCTGAGGTTTAAGGTTTAAGGGGCAGATTAAAATACTCACAAATAAAATCTGCAAGACCTTCAGGGTTATCAAGGTCAAAGACCGGGACACTGAGATCAAGTTTTGTATCTGAGGCAACTGCAATCAGGTCAGGGTCATGAATAAACCTCGGTTTTTCATGGACAGCTGACCTGAAGATCTCTATCTTGGGCCGATTTTCCCTCTTATACCCTTCAACAATTACAATATCCATGCCCTGCATAAATGGGAGGAGTTCATCAAGCAGGGGGTCATGATCAGATCCCATCATCATGACAATAGAGTCAGGGGATGAGATGATCGTCCTGTCTGCGCCCGCCCTCCTGTGGCGATAGGTGTCTTTCCCCTCTTTATCTATTTCAAGGGCAGCATGGTGATGTTTCACTGTGCCCACCTTAAGATTCCTTTTCTTTAAGAGTGGCAGGAGTTTTTCTACAAGGGTCGTCTTTCCTGAACCAGACCACCCTGCAATTATTACTGCAGGAGGAATAGATGTATCATTTATGATAAGCAATTACAAGGATCCTGAGATAGGTTATTCAACAGACTCATTCTTTCTTCTTTTCAAAGATTTCACTGAAGATGTGGTCATCAGCATCAAGGCATGCTTTTTTAAGCTGGTTGTATTTTTTTAACAGCTCTTTACCCTCTTCGGTAAGCTTGGAACCCATCTTTCTGTCAGTATCTACAATCCGCGACTTCAAATATCCTTCTGTAGTCTTTATCTTGCTCCAGACCCCCTTGTAGGACATCTTCATAACCTTTGCTGTCTGGTTAAGAGACCCTGTCTTTTCGATTGTCTCAAGGATCTTCTTTCTTCCTTCACCAATAATGATGTTATTGTTTTCGTCAACAACCCATTGCTTTGAAAGCAGTTTTAGTTCCACCATTGAATCTCCTTTTATTATGAATCCTTATATTATGTTTAACATAAAAACTCAAATAAAAATTACCCCAGCTCAACCCAGAGATCTCCGCTTTTAGAGGGGTCGTATCCGCCAAGCCCTGTTACCCTTTTTCTAAAACTATCAGTCCCTATTGTTTTAATAAGCTCCGCAATATTTTGATTCTTAAGGTGCTCAGAGGGGATTATAAGATCATACTGCTCTCTCACAATCGGTATGAACTCCAGATCCAGGGCCTTTGCCGCTGCATATATACCCATGCCACAGTCAGCAGCACCGCTTAAAACATCCACTGCAACAGCCATATGGGTATACTCCTCATGGTCATATCCCTTTATCTGTGAAGGTGCATACCCTGATTGTTTAAGCTTATAATCAAAAAGAATGCGGGTGCCTGAACCTGCCTGCCTGTTCATAAAGGAGATATCCTCTCTTAATAGATCTTCTACGCCCTTTATGCCCTTCGGGTTACCCTTTTTAACGATCAGCCCCTGATCCCTCATGACAAGGTGAAACAGACTCACTTTTATGCCTTTGAGATATTTCCTGATATATGAAAGGTTATACTCCCCGGTCTCCTCATCAAGGAGATGCGAACCGCCCAGGTGACATACCCCCTTTTTTATTGCCATGAGCCCACCGAGGCTACCCACGTTACCGGAAGAGACCCTTATATCCTTTCCTTCCTTTCTTATCTCATCGGAGATAATATCAAGGGTTATGTCATGACTCCCTATAATAACAATGGTGTTTTTCAGCTCCTCATCATCAACTAAGAGTTCAGCCTCCACCTCCTCTTCCTGGGTGATCCCTTCGGACAGGGCCGGTATCCTTATAATGCCCTCGGCCCTTGTAAGTGTAGTTACTGACCCTGCTGCCCTTGGAAGGGGTGTTGCCACCATCTTGCCTCCGACACTGCCTATATTAACCCTTAAGAACTCCTCTGTGCCAAGTTTAGAAGGGATATTACGTGACGGTTGCACGGCTATGGTCTTTCTATTCTTTAGCCTGATATCCTGCATGCTGTGTAAAAGTGGTTTTACAAACTGATCAAATGAGAGCACCGCTGACACTGTATACCCGGGGTTTCCTATAACAGGCTTGTCATTGATTTCACCAAGGATAGTGGGCTTTCCAGGCATCATGGCCACGCCATGTACATGCACTATGCCCAGCTCTGCTATGATGCCCGCTGTATAATCCTTGCTGCCTGCTGATGACCCTGCATTGATTATGATCATATCAGCCTCGGATTCTGAGGCGCTGATAAGCGCATTGCGTATGGACTCCATATTGTCCGGGATGATACCCTTTACGACCGGGATGCCGTGGCTTTCTGCTACAAGAGCGGAGAGAGTAACCGAGTTGGACTCTATTATCTGGCCCTCGGAAAGGGAATCCATATTCTCCCCTATATCCCTGAGACTTACAAGCTCTGTCCCTGTAGGGATTATGGTTACCACAGGCCTTCGTCTTACCGATATGCGGATGATACCTGCTGAAATAAGGGCACCCATGTCATAGGGTCTTATCATGTGATTCTGTGGCAAAAGAAGCTGTGTTGCCACAATATCCTCACCCACCTTGCGTATATTCTGCCAGGGGTATGCAGGGGACATGATTTCAATGGTCTCTTCATCTATCTGATGCAGCTTTTCCACCATTATTATGGCATTGTAATCTTTAGGCAGGGGCTGCCCTGTATTGCTCCAGAGGGCATCCTTCCCGATCTTAAGTGTTTTCGGATTTTTTTCTGTGGTGTCGTATGTATCTTCTGCCCTTACTGCAATACCGTCCATTGC
The Desulfatiglans sp. DNA segment above includes these coding regions:
- a CDS encoding IMP cyclohydrolase — its product is MSDDLKKMYKTVMDDHFPPEITISFGGQTLFYRKRTWRIQDEDSGELIEKGLRYGENPGQEAAMYELTNGNLLLGGCKFIEPGKGLISAITEEDMIQSGKHPGKTNLTDIDNALNIMKYLTLNPAAVIVKHNNPCGVAYGPSLSEAFYRANMADRVAAFGGCAVFNRPIDMATANLLSDIYVEVVAAPDFEEGTIPVLAKRKNLRIIKISRISDLEYFKENRFVDFKSLIDGGLMVQQSPINIIRSAADFKPATVEYKGKVYTIEKKPGESDYADMLFGWQVEQGVTSNSVIYVKDGVTVGIGTGEQDRVGVAEIAVMKAYTKYADALCFKQHGIPYKDMELKVKKGEADSDIITDIDLETMEAKGGLTGSTMVSDAFFPFRDGVDVGLEQGITAIVQPGGSMRDFEVIEACNEANPQVTMVFTGQRAFKH
- a CDS encoding GTP cyclohydrolase I FolE2; amino-acid sequence: MEDIQSHKDHRNIDIDQVGVKDIRYPITVLDKNNGKQLTVANINMYVNLPRQYKGTHMSRFVEVLNEHSKLISLQNFSEILLEVKTRLNAESAHMEITFPYFINKMAPVTGSEGLMEYNCCFRGIMDKGLDIVTIINVPISTLCPCSKEISDFGAHNQRGIVTLKVRFKKFIWIEDLIKLVEETASSEVYSVLKREDEKYVTEKAYQNPKFVEDIVRDIALKLNNDPNITWFAVESENFESIHNHNAYAYIEKHKD
- a CDS encoding molybdopterin biosynthesis protein, whose product is MKRNVYLDLKTLKDAREIFFKRWESRKSLPEIIDVDHSLGRVTAEPVFARLSAPSYHAAAMDGIAVRAEDTYDTTEKNPKTLKIGKDALWSNTGQPLPKDYNAIIMVEKLHQIDEETIEIMSPAYPWQNIRKVGEDIVATQLLLPQNHMIRPYDMGALISAGIIRISVRRRPVVTIIPTGTELVSLRDIGENMDSLSEGQIIESNSVTLSALVAESHGIPVVKGIIPDNMESIRNALISASESEADMIIINAGSSAGSKDYTAGIIAELGIVHVHGVAMMPGKPTILGEINDKPVIGNPGYTVSAVLSFDQFVKPLLHSMQDIRLKNRKTIAVQPSRNIPSKLGTEEFLRVNIGSVGGKMVATPLPRAAGSVTTLTRAEGIIRIPALSEGITQEEEVEAELLVDDEELKNTIVIIGSHDITLDIISDEIRKEGKDIRVSSGNVGSLGGLMAIKKGVCHLGGSHLLDEETGEYNLSYIRKYLKGIKVSLFHLVMRDQGLIVKKGNPKGIKGVEDLLREDISFMNRQAGSGTRILFDYKLKQSGYAPSQIKGYDHEEYTHMAVAVDVLSGAADCGMGIYAAAKALDLEFIPIVREQYDLIIPSEHLKNQNIAELIKTIGTDSFRKRVTGLGGYDPSKSGDLWVELG
- the mobB gene encoding molybdopterin-guanine dinucleotide biosynthesis protein B, producing the protein MLIINDTSIPPAVIIAGWSGSGKTTLVEKLLPLLKKRNLKVGTVKHHHAALEIDKEGKDTYRHRRAGADRTIISSPDSIVMMMGSDHDPLLDELLPFMQGMDIVIVEGYKRENRPKIEIFRSAVHEKPRFIHDPDLIAVASDTKLDLSVPVFDLDNPEGLADFICEYFNLPLKP
- a CDS encoding LysR family transcriptional regulator, with the protein product MVELKLLSKQWVVDENNNIIIGEGRKKILETIEKTGSLNQTAKVMKMSYKGVWSKIKTTEGYLKSRIVDTDRKMGSKLTEEGKELLKKYNQLKKACLDADDHIFSEIFEKKKE